Below is a genomic region from Triticum dicoccoides isolate Atlit2015 ecotype Zavitan chromosome 5A, WEW_v2.0, whole genome shotgun sequence.
gggagcgctcagcgcgactactgattccttcatcacggacgatccggtcgccgacgacttcttccccgacgtccacgacctcctcgacgacatggcaggcgaggacaccgaccccaagtccagcgcttctgctgctgctgtcccgtacgtgttcttgtctttTCTGTTAAAGGTTCTGCTGCAGTTTCTTGTTCTAGTTCTTGTCCTACACatgataggttctacttcatatatgctacttgctatactgtctgctttagatatgataggctacggttcatatatgcagaagctatttaccttctctctatcagaacgtatgacttgttttatctctactatattagtcatgcattatttagtatttctgttaataaaattatttggtaaattgctcatatttccaacaattatgactacatgcatgcaagtattaaacaagttgatactacgagaaaacatcattaatttttatCTCGATtattgttagtggccttgtatagatgtaaAATGTATTTTTCATGATAACATTGTACTACTAAGGGAATGGAGGGATAGAACACATCGACGAGACCTTTTTGACGATCAATCACATTATTCAGGTCACGAATATCAGTAACCAATCCATACATCTATGCATGCAGCTCAGTTAATGAGTAAATGAAAGCTCCGGCAGAATTCCGGCCGGCATCAACTGGAGATATGGAGCAGCTGGCTGAGACATATAGCTGGATTGACTCGTCGCTGCTGAACCTGAATTAATCACGGCGACCAGGCCGGCCGTCAGTTGTCCATTGGAGAAATGGACGGACAGTGTATCTCAGTGCTGCTGCTGGTCGGAGTCGGAGAGCATCATCATCCTGACGAACTCGTCGAAGTTGACGAGGCCGTCGCCGTCGAGGTCGGCCTCCTGGATCAtctcctccacctcctcgtcggTGAGCTTCTCGCCAAGGCTGATCATGACATGGCCCAGCTCGGCCTTGGAGATGTGGCCGTCGTGGTCCTTGTCGAACACCCGGAAGGCCTCCCGGAGCTCCTCCTCGGGGTCGCTGGCGTCCGCGTCGGCGTCGGCCTTGCGGGACATGAGCGCCAGGAACTCGGCGAACTCGATGGTGCCGTTGCCGTCGGCGTCCACGTCGCGCACCATGTCCCGCAGCTCCTCGGGCGTCGGGGTCTGGCCCAGGGAGAGGATgaccgtggacagctcctccgccgTGATGCAGCCGTCGCCGTCCTTGTCGAAGAAGGCGAAGGCCTCCCGGAACTCGCTCATCTGCTCCGAGCTGATCGCCGCTGCACCGGCagccattgttgttggtgttgttgcagcagcagcagcagcagcatcagcacAGAGATGAGGATGGAGTGATCGATGTGGGTAGCTAGAGGAATGAAATGAAGGTGAGATCGATTTGGATGGGTTTAGAGGTGAGGGAGGCGGAGATTTATATAGGAGATGGAGTCATATGGGAGGAGTACATGGCGGCCGTTGACTCGTCGCTCTCATTAATTCCAATCGTGCATTCTCTATCCTAGCCAAGTCAAGAAAATTGTAGCCATCGCACATCAGCACCGCACGGGCACCGTACGCGTTACAAAAGTGCACAATCTAAACGGGAAAAGTACAAAAGTGCTAACAAAAGGGCAAAGGCAAAAAGACCCGGTTTGAATTTTGAATTGTtacctttattttttttgttttgatgaAAAGGCAATCTTAGAAGAATTATATATACAAATCTCGAGAATAAATTATTTTTTAACAAGAAGGCCTAATCTTCTCCGCTTGCTCgtggatgatcttctccacttgctccTGCGTCGTGCACAGTGCGGCCATGGTCACCGCGGACGTGGGTGGGTGGGATGGGGGGGGGGGTGTTGGACTCGCGAGGAAATCACTCCTGGCCGTACTTGAATATCTCCTCCTCGTGGCGGCCGGAGCCGGCACTTACTCGTCTCCGATCGGTCAAAGGCCCAGGCCGTAGCCAGCTCCGGGTCTGCAAGGATGTGCGGTGTTGTGCATGTCCCGCCGACGCCGCTCCTTGTCGGCGTACTCCTTCGTTGTAATGGCGCTCCAGGCGGAGGAGCTGGTGTCGCCGCTGCCAAGGTAGTGACGAATGCGCCTTCCTGGCGATCGCATGGAGCAGTCCGCCACCAGCAGGGGGTGACGGCAGTGAGCACATCTCCCCCTTTCAGGTGTCGGGGCGTCGGCGTCCGCATTGTAGCGGCCATGCCCGAGAGGTCGCGTTGGTCAATGCCGCCCTCCCGTCCGGTCACATTGCGCAGTATCAATGCCAGTCGGTGTGTGCTCtcgaccggcatgatgcggcgcgGAAAGCAACACGTCCGTTGGATAGAAAGCGCGCGAGAAACGGGAGATTGTTTTTGGGTGGGCCTGTTTAAGGGTTTGTGTTGGAGATGTCTTAAGGGCACCTAGAGTGTATGCTTTTTGTTGTCTCTAAGCCCTCTTTTTCCTCTTAGAGACAAGCTCTATACATTCCATGAGCTGCCTCTAATAAAAAAATTGGCCAGTGTCGTCTCTAAGCTTAGAGGCTGCCTTCAACATTTTAACAATCCATCCGGTCCCATCTGTCAACCTTAGGAAGCCATAAAAAGTACAAGAGAGAGATTggcttgttgggaaaatttggtgCTAATAATATCATTTTCAGTTTCTGCTAGGGCCAGCTGGTTAGAATTTATATACATTATGGCTTTTCATTTGGTGAGAGGCAAATCATGTGAGGCTACTTTAGAGGTAAGGTTGCCTCTATACATCTATGATGTTTTTTTTTGTAACACAATGCAGACACAAGTgcttatatacacgcgcatacactcacttctatgaacgcacacatgcacaccatatccctatgagcatcttcgaaagactgagccgacatatcatcttgaaatttacgaagtcaccgtaggcacctcgtcgtcaacgagaacatatcttcccactgaatgtgcatcgctgcaaatcctgaaataaatctagaaataaatgcgagcactagAATTTAAACCCTGGTGAACTGGGAATACCGATAATGCTGTAACGTGTTGGCTTTCGTGACCCCATTTAACCATTCTTGCACGGGGCACCGTATGTGATATGGTATTGTTCATCCTGATTTTTTCTAACGGAGCTGGTATTTTTAATCTGGGAGGACGCGTATTGGCGGTCCGGTCCAGTGCAAGCTGTATGACGCACAGCTGGAGTTCAAGGTCGGATCTCCATGTAGTTCATCGACGTACATACACGTACGCATGCCCGATCAGATGATGCTCCGGATCGGCCGTATAGCTGGGGCTGGACCTGTCGGCGTCAGACTCATGCTGTGGACGTGGACGCACATGAACGCCTGATTTTGACCGTGTCAACACTCAACAACATAAGTGCAGTATCATGCATTGATGCATGGAAGCCGCAGGTACTTATTAATGGCCGGCGATCAGATCAGATCAGACGCTCCTTTTTTTTTTGAATGTTGGCAAAGCTTGCTAAATTCATTGATCAGAAGAGAGTAACAAGGTACAAAGGGATCCGAGTGTCCGAGAAACAGGACAGTCAGCGCAAGAAGAAGGGAAAATAAGGAGAAAGAAGAGAGCAGCTAGCGTGGGTGGAGGCTCAGCCCGGATCAAAGGGTATCCCAGCACCTGCCAAATTCCACAacctgaggccaactccaccgcgcgaccctatcctgtccggccccgttcgttttggggtaaaagggacaaaaaaGGCGGCCCAGCGCACaggagcaaacggacttttgtccgctttGTATCCGCTTTCGATCCATTCCTGATCCAAACttgcgccgcttttggggtgaaacggacaccacgTGGACACGCGGgtcgtctgcgcgtgtcctcccctggctCGCCCGTCGATGGCACAAGACGGGCCTTTTTTtatccaccccctccctccctccggccgcaccccctccactcttccccactcttcccgtcgctgccgccgccgctgccattgcagccgtgcagTTCGGATGCGAACTCGCCCAACCCCTTCCCCTCGGCGCCGGGCTCGGACGCGACCACGGCCACCtggtttgcgcacccgccggccggTTTTGGGGCgaatccggtcggtcttgagctcggccGGCTGTGGGACGccgggtgaaaggatcgatatggttgactagaggggggggggtgaataggcaactaacaatttttagcttttctttagcaatttaaactttgcatcaaagtaggttgtctagatatggaactagatgagcaacctatatgatgcaacacgaataggaacacaagcaagcaagatatatgaaacaaataagctacacaagtaaaggcacgagataaccaagagtggagacggtggagacgaggatgtgttgccgaaattccttccctttgagaggaagtacgtctccgttggagcggtgtggaggcacaatgctccccaagaagccactagggccaccgtaatctcctcacgccctcacacaatgcgagatgccgtgattccactattggtgcccttggaggcggcgaccgaacctttacaaacgaggttggggcaatctccacaactcaattggaggctcccaacgacaccacgaagcttcaccgcaatggactatggcttcgcggcgacctcaaccgtctaggatgctcaaacacccaagagtaacaagatccgcaagggattagtagggggaatcaaatatctcttggtggaagtgtagatcggggccttcttaaccactcccgagcaaatcaacgagtttggttggctagggagtgagatcgggcgaaaatggagcttggagcaataatggagctttaatggtggaagaggtgagtcaacggggaagaaggagaccctttatatagtgtgtggaaaagatccaaccgttacccaccaaccagcccgcggccagcggtactaccgcgcctggcggtactaccgcaaggccgcgcggtactactgcttgcaaccaagcggtactaccgcacggcagtgcggtactaccgtaccgtccCATGGTACTGCCGCGACCCCAGTCAGGGAAACAGACGCAAGCTGGgggcggtgtcgtggttctaactctgacagtgatgtagggggggggtaagtatggagaggcgaggtcttagctatggagaggttgttaggacgcaaggtttacgagttcaggcccttctcggaataagtaaaagccctacgtctcggagcccggaggcggtcgactggatcatgtgtgtatgagttacagagg
It encodes:
- the LOC119296985 gene encoding calmodulin-like protein 5, encoding MAAGAAAISSEQMSEFREAFAFFDKDGDGCITAEELSTVILSLGQTPTPEELRDMVRDVDADGNGTIEFAEFLALMSRKADADADASDPEEELREAFRVFDKDHDGHISKAELGHVMISLGEKLTDEEVEEMIQEADLDGDGLVNFDEFVRMMMLSDSDQQQH